In the bacterium genome, TGCGCACTCACGTTGCCGGCTTCCGCGAAGCCTCGCTCGGACTACAACCCACGCCATGCCGGACACCCGCTGCGGGTCGTGGCCTATGCCCTCCATCCGGTCGGTGTGGTCCTGGACTACCTGATCTTCCGCCCCGCCTGGTACATCGGCGGGGTCGAGCCGTTCCGCACTCTCGTGGGTCGCGATCTCGAAGAGGTTCGCGACGACGCTGAGCCGATCCAGCCCTAGGCTCCCGCGCCACTCCTTGCGGGTTGCGCCAAGGGAATGGTATGTTTCTTGCTAGGGGCGGAAAGTTCCTCCCCCGCGAGTCGGTTCCGGTACCCCCGGTCGGTTCGCTCCGAGCTGTCGGCAGGCGTTCCTGTCCGGCAGGGGAAGAGACATCGCTTGCAGATCGGGAACACACTCCAGGCCGTCGCTGTGCGGCTCCTCTCCGCAATCGCTTGCTGCGCCCTGCTGGGCTGTGATTTGGGGCGCGACGCCGATCTGGCGGCCCTGGCGGGCGACCTGAGCTTGCCGCCCGCGCAGTTGACCGGGGTGGTGTTCGAGGGCTACGCAGCTGGAGCTCGAGACCTCCTGATTTCGGCGGCGACGGCCGAGGTCGATTCCAGTGGCGGCGTCGCGAGGCTCGAAAAGGTGATGATCCTGTTCGCCCAGGAAGAGCGAGGTCGAACACGAATCACGGCGCCCCACGCCGAATTTCGACTCGACAGTGACGACTTCCTGCTGACCGGCGGTGTCGAGGGCACGACGCAAGACGGAGATCGCTTCGTGACCGACGAGGTCCGATATGAACACGAACGGCGCAAGCTGTACTCGAGTTCGGGGGTGCGTGTGGAGCGGGAGAACCTGAAGTTGAAGGCTGACGGTATGGAACTCGACGTGGCCACGCGCAGTTTGAAGCTCACCGGCCGCGTGCAGGCGAACATGAACGGGGGCTCCTAGTGCGCACACTCGTCTCCCTCCTGTTCGTCTCCGCCTTCGCCCTGGTGGTTCAGGGCCCCGCGCATGGCCAGGACAAGACCTCTCCGGGCGCGGAAAAAAACACCGGCGAAGCCGCTGCGCGTCTGGGATTCGAAATCGCTCGCAATTCACCGCTCGAGATCAAGTCGAAAGAACTCGAGTTGATGCCCGATCAAGGTGGACAACGGCGAGTGGTGTTCAAGGGTGGTGTGAGAGCGACCCAGGCCGATATGAGCTTGAGCTGCGACTGGGCAGAGGCGGTCTACCAGAAGACGGGGAGCGGCCAACCCGATCGCATAACCGCAGGCGGAAATGTGCGCATCGTTCAGGGCGCCAATACCGCACTCTGTCACAAGGCAGTTTTGGACAACCTCGCCTGTACGGCCTTGTGCAAGGGAGGTATGGCCCGGGCCGTGTTGCAACGCGGCGACGATGTCGTAGAGGCCGACGAGATCTTCTTCGATCTGTGCGAGGGCCTGGTCCGGGCAAGTGGGGGAGCCACCGTCCGGGTGAAAGGCGAAACGGCGAGCGAGTGAATCCCACCCTTCACGCTCACGATCTCTGCAAGAGTTTCGCGGCGAAGGAAGCCGTGCGAGACATTCGCCTCGCGGTCGCGCCAGGCGAAGTCGTTGGGCTTCTTGGGCCCAACGGTGCCGGTAAGACGACAACGTTCAACATGATGGTCGGGCGCGTACGCCCCACGGCCGGTTCGGTTTTTCTGGGTGATGAGGAAATCACCAAGATGCCGATGTATCAAAGAGCCCGTAGGGGAATTACCTATCTGCCGCAGGAACCGTCCATCTTTCGCAAGCTAACGGTTGAGGAGAACATTCTGTCGATTCTGGAGACGCTGCCGATCTCCCGCTCCGAACGCCATGTTCGTCTGGAAAGGCTCATGTCCGAGTTGAACCTCACGGCCAAGGCGAAGCAGAAGGGCGCGACACTGTCGGGTGGAGAGCGCCGACGCGTGGAGATCACGCGCGCACTGGTTCTCGATCCGTGCTTCATGCTGCTTGACGAACCGTTCTCGGGTATCGATCCGATTGCAGTGATCGACATCCAGAAAATCATCTCGCAGTTGCGCGAACGCGGCATCGGTATCGTGATTACCGACCACAATGTGCGCGAGACACTTTCGATCTGTGACCGCGCTTCGATCATCAAGGACGGACGCATCATCCGAGAGGGAACCCCCACCGAGATCACTGAGGATCCGACGGTTCGCGAAATCTATCTCGGCCAGAACTTCCGGATGTAGATCTCATGGCGCTTGATCTCAAACTTCAGCCGAAGCTCAGCCAGACTCTGGTCATGACGCCGCAGTTGCAGCAGGCGATCAAGCTTCTGCAGCTCTCGCGCCTGGAACTCCAGACCACGATCCAGCAGGAACTCGTCGAAAACCCCGTTCTCGAAGAGGTCTACGAAGAAGAGAGCGACGAGAGCGGTGTCGACGATACGAGCAAGCCCGAATCCGACGACACTCCGGCACCGGTCGAAGAGGCTCCCGCGCCCGAAGCCGAGGCTCCCGAGCCTACGACGGATGACATGGTGGGAGACGTCGACTGGGAAAACTACATGGAGTCCCAGCCGCAGACGAGTCTCTCGCGGGCCGACGACGAGCGGCCCCCGCTTGAATCGACCCTGACCGAGGGTGCGTCGCTGACCGATCACCTGATGTGGCAGCTCGGGTTTTCCGATCTCGACGATGGGGAACTCACGGTCGCGACCCTGATCGTGCACAACCTCAATGACGATGGGTATCTCGAAGAAGATCTCGAATCGATCGCCGAGACCGCCAATATCGCTCTGGACAACGCTGAAAAGGTCTTGATGCGCGTGCAGCGACTCGATCCCGTCGGCGTCGCAGCGCGTTCGCTCTCGGAGTGTCTGCTCGTGCAGATGCGCGTCGTGAACCTGACTGACAAGCTCGTGTTGAAGATCACCTCCGAGCATCTCGATCTGCTTCAGCGCAAGGACTACCGCGCGATCGGCCGAATCGAAGAAGTTTCAATCGAAGAAGTGGCCGAAGCGGCGCGTACGATCGGTAGCTTCGAACCCCGCCCCGGACGTCGGTTTTCCGGTGAAGATCCGGTGTACATCACACCGGATATCTACGTTCACAAGATCGCCGATGAGTATCACGTCGTTCTGAACGAGGACGGCATGCCGAAGCTGAAGGTGAGTCCGGCGTACCGCGAAGTGTTGGTCCGGCGCGATGGCGAATCGAAGGACACTCGCGAGTACGTGCGCGAGAAGCTGCGATCAGCCGTCTGGTTGATCAAGTCGATTCATCAGCGCCAGCGCACGATTGTGAAGGTGATGGAGTCGATCATCCGCTTCCAGCGCGACTTTTTCGACAAGGGCCAGGAGTTCCTCCGGCCTTTGAATCTGCGCGACGTGGCCGACGACATCGGCATGCACGAGTCGACCGTGAGCCGGGTGACGACGGCCAAGTACGCGCAAACGCCGCACGGCGTATTCGAGCTGAAATTCTTCTTCAATTCGAGCATCCGAACGGGTGACGGCGACGGGATCGCGTCGGAGAGCGTCAAGGAGAAGATCCTCCAGATCATCAAGTCCGAGGATCCCCGCAAGCCGTATTCTGACCAGAAGCTGGTCGAGATCCTCAAGAAAGCAGAAATCCACATCGCGCGGCGGACGGTAACGAAGTACCGCGAGGCACTGCGTGTTCTTTCTTCGACAAGGCGTCGGCAGATCGGCTAGACTCGCCGCCCTTTTCTGGTACCCGGCATGAAGCTGACAGACATTCTCGTTCGCGAAGCCTGCCTCGTCGATATGAAGGCGAGAACCAAGAAAGAAGCTCTTCGGGAGCTCGCGGATGGGCTCGCGGCCGAGGTGAAGGATCTCGACGCGGCCGAGCTTCTCGACATGCTCCTGGAGCGAGAACAGCTGGGTACGACCGCCATGGGAGACGGAATCGCGATTCCCCACGCCCGCATGGAGTCGTTGGATCGCCTGCTGGCCAGCTTCGGCCGCAGCCGAGAGGGAATCGACTTCGATTCGGTGGACGGCGATCCGACGCATATGTTCTTTTTGCTGGTGGCCCCTGGCCGCGAAGGCAGCACCCATTTGTTGACGCTCGCACGGCTTTCGAGACTGCTCACCTCCGAAGAGTTCCGCTCGCGGCTGCTGGAGATTCCTTCCACCGACGATCTGTTCAAGGCGATCGAGGAGGAGGAGTCGAGGCTCTGACCTGTTCGCAGTCGCCACCGGTGCGTATTCACGGAAGCCTGGTCGAGGTGGCGGGGCTCGGCGTGCTCCTGCTCGGCGGAAGCGGAATCGGAAAGAGTGAAGCGGCACTCGAACTGGTGCGCCGTGGGTACCTTTTTGTCGCCGACGATGTGGTCTTGATCAAGGCCGATGAAGACGGTCAGCCGTGTGGATCGAGTCCCGAACTCGTGCGGCACTACATGGAGTTGCGCGGCATCGGGATCATCCATATTCCGAGCCTGTTTGGAGAGGAAGCGGTCCTCACGAGCGCGCGAATTAGGCTGGCGGTCAATCTTCAGAAATGGGGATCGGGTGAAGTGGATCGGATCGGACTGGAGCAGCGCAAACAGGACGTAGCCGGGTTCGAGATCCCCGCGCTAAATCTCCCCGTCGCACCTGGGCGCAATCTGGCGACGCTGATCGAGGTAGGTGTGCGCAATTATAAACTTCAGCAGGACGGCTCCAGTAGCGCGCGAGATCTGGACGAGCGAATTCGCGAACAGCTGCGCAGGGGGCGCCAGTGACGCGCAGCCGAAATCCCGAACTGGTCGTGCTTTCCGGCATGTCGGGTGCCGGCCGTACCACGGCCATGAAGGCGCTCGAGGACCTGGACTTCTTCTGCGTCGACAATCTGCCCGTTGTCCTGCTCGATCGTTTCGTCGACCTGTTCGGCGAAGGTACGGACCGTCTGGCGGTGACCGTGGACGTGCGCGAGCGGGATTTTCTCGAGGATTTTCCCGCTGTGCATACCCGCCTGCGTGAACGCGGTGTGCTGCGAGATCTGATCTTCATCGATGCGTCCGACGACGTGTTGCTCAAGCGCTTCAACGAGACGCGCCGCGCCCATCCTACGCGCGGTTCGGGATCGCTCCTCGAAGATATCGCCCAGGAGCGGGATCAACTGGCCGCGATGGCGGCTCGTGCCGATCAGATCATCGATACGACACATATGAGTGTGCATGAGCTCAAGCGCACGATCACGAGGATTTTCAGCGGAGCGGCGCGGACCGGGCATCTCGAGGTCGAACTGGTGAGTTTCGGCTTCCGCTACGGCGCGGCCGGGACCGCCGACCTGCTGATTGATGTGCGATTCCTGCCGAATCCGAATTTCGAACCGGAGCTCTGCGCCTTCACGGGACTGGATCCGCGGGTCTCGAGCTATGTGCTCGATGATCCGAGAACAGCCGCGTTTCTAAAGCGGTTTTTTGGATTTCTGGACTATATGATCCCCCTCTACGAGGAGGAGGGGAAAGCGTATCTGACGATAGCGATCGGCTGCACCGGCGGTCGACATCGCTCGGTGGCTGTGATCCAGGCTCTGGACCGCCACCTTCGAGAACGTAATATCGGGGTCCGGGTGAGTCACCGGGACATCACCCGAGGAGAGGCAAAATCTTGATCGGTCTGGTCATACTTTCCCACTACCATCTGGCAGACGAGCTTCTGGGCGTCCTGCGCCTGATCGTCGATGACATCGAACACGTTCACGCGGTCGGGCTCGACCCCACGAAGACTTCACCCGAAGACATGCGTTCGCTGCTCGACAAGGCGATTCGAGGAGCCAATACAGGCGATGGCGTGCTCGTCCTCGTCGACATGTTCGGTGGAACACCGTCGAATCTGGCTCTGTCGTTCATGGAAGAGGATGAGGTCGAGATCGTTACCGGTGTGAACATGCCAATGCTGGTCAAAGTCGCTCGCACTCGAGAGGGCACGACGATCCACGCGCTTGCGGAACTGGCTCGCGACTACGGACGGCACAATATTTCGGTGGCAAGCGACGTACTCGCCGGGCACGAGGGTGAAGTCTCCGGTGAGTAAGGTCACTGGCGACTGTGAGATCTGCAACGAACTCGGACTGCACCTGCGAGCTGCGGCCGCTTTCGTGAAGCTGGCAGAGGGTTTCAAGAGCACGGTGACCGTCGAACGCGGCGTTGCATCGGCGAATGGCAAGAGCATCATCGCGCTCGTGACTCTGGCTGCTCCCAGGGGTACGAGCATGCGTGTCAGCGCGGAAGGACCCGATGCGAAAGAAGCGGTGAACGCGCTCGTCGGACTCGTACAGGATCGGTTCGGGGAAGACGCTTGAGTTCCAACGGGAACGACAGACGCGGAATCCCCGCGTCACCGGGTATTGCAATCGGGCCCGCCTACATCCTGCGGCGCGAGCGCCTGATCATTCCTGAGCACCACGTTCGTCCTGACCACGTCGAACTCGAAGTCGAACGCCTGCAGGAAGCCTTCCGCGAAACCCGCGCGCGTCTGGAAGAGATCCGGGACGGCATGCAAAGTACGGGGCTGGTCGGCAGCATCTTCGACGCGCAGTTCCTTTTCCTGGAAGATCCCACACTCCTCGATCAGGCGATCCAGAACATTCGCGAACACCAGCTCAATGCCGAGTGGGCGTTGCAACGCGAATTGCGCCGCCTCGAAGCCATGTTCGAGTCGATGACCGATCCGTATATCCGAGAGCGCGCGGGCGACGTCGGGTTCATCGTGCGCCGCGTCCTTCAAGTCTTGATGGGCCGCGAACCCGAAGGGCTGGGCAATGCACCCGCGGGAGTGATCGTGGTCGCCGAAGACCTCTCGCCCGCTGAGATCGCGCAGGTTACTCGAGACGGCATCGGTGGCATCGCGACCGAAGCGGGTTCGCGCACCTCGCACGTGACGATCATGGCGCGTAGCCTGGAGATCCCCGCCGTTGTCGGTGCCGGGCACGATCTAGTACCCAACGTCAACGATGGCGTGACGATGATCGTCGATGGTCGTTCTGGCCGTGTGCTGCTCGATCCCGATCCCGATACGATTGCGGAGTACCGCAAACAGCTGGCCGATTTCCGCGCGATGACGCGCGAGCTATTGCGCTACGTGAATCTTCCGGCCGAGACCAATGATGGCGTGAGCGTGAAGACGCTCGCGAACATCGATCAATCCGACGAGATTCCCGACGCGGTGCGCTACGGCGCAGAAGGCATCGGACTGTTCCGTACCGAGTTCCTGTTCATGAACCGTCCCGACCTGCCGAGCGAAGAAGAGCAACTCGCCTCGTATCGCGAGATCGTCGAAGGTATTGCGCCGCACGGGGCGGTCATCCGCACGCTCGATCTGGGCGGCGAGAAGGTGCCTTCGGGCCTGGAACTCAGTGAGGAGCCCAATCCGGCGCTCGGCTTGCGGGGAGTGCGCATGTCGGTGAGTCGCCCGGAGTTGTTCGAGGTCCAGTTGCGCGCCCTGCTTCGCGCGAGCCAGTACGGCAAGCTGAAGATTCTTCTGCCCATGGTGTCGGGTCTGGCGGAAGTCCGCTTCGCGCGCGAAGCGCTGGAGCGCACCAAGGCGCAGTTGATCAAAGAAGGGGTCGCGATCGATCGCGAAGTGCCGATGGGCGTGATGATCGAGACACCGGCGGCCGCGATGATCGCCGACCTGATTGCTCCTCACGCGGGCTTTCTGTCGATCGGTACCAACGACCTGGTCCAATATACGCTCGCGGTGGACCGGACGAACGAGCAGGTGGCGTATCTGTACGAACCCCTGCACCCGGCCCATTTGCGCATGATCCAGCGCATTTGCCAGGCCGGAAGGCGCGCGGGAATCGTGGTCGGAATGTGCGGC is a window encoding:
- the lptB gene encoding LPS export ABC transporter ATP-binding protein, giving the protein MNPTLHAHDLCKSFAAKEAVRDIRLAVAPGEVVGLLGPNGAGKTTTFNMMVGRVRPTAGSVFLGDEEITKMPMYQRARRGITYLPQEPSIFRKLTVEENILSILETLPISRSERHVRLERLMSELNLTAKAKQKGATLSGGERRRVEITRALVLDPCFMLLDEPFSGIDPIAVIDIQKIISQLRERGIGIVITDHNVRETLSICDRASIIKDGRIIREGTPTEITEDPTVREIYLGQNFRM
- a CDS encoding PTS fructose transporter subunit IIA, producing the protein MIGLVILSHYHLADELLGVLRLIVDDIEHVHAVGLDPTKTSPEDMRSLLDKAIRGANTGDGVLVLVDMFGGTPSNLALSFMEEDEVEIVTGVNMPMLVKVARTREGTTIHALAELARDYGRHNISVASDVLAGHEGEVSGE
- the rapZ gene encoding RNase adapter RapZ — its product is MTRSRNPELVVLSGMSGAGRTTAMKALEDLDFFCVDNLPVVLLDRFVDLFGEGTDRLAVTVDVRERDFLEDFPAVHTRLRERGVLRDLIFIDASDDVLLKRFNETRRAHPTRGSGSLLEDIAQERDQLAAMAARADQIIDTTHMSVHELKRTITRIFSGAARTGHLEVELVSFGFRYGAAGTADLLIDVRFLPNPNFEPELCAFTGLDPRVSSYVLDDPRTAAFLKRFFGFLDYMIPLYEEEGKAYLTIAIGCTGGRHRSVAVIQALDRHLRERNIGVRVSHRDITRGEAKS
- the rpoN gene encoding RNA polymerase factor sigma-54 — translated: MALDLKLQPKLSQTLVMTPQLQQAIKLLQLSRLELQTTIQQELVENPVLEEVYEEESDESGVDDTSKPESDDTPAPVEEAPAPEAEAPEPTTDDMVGDVDWENYMESQPQTSLSRADDERPPLESTLTEGASLTDHLMWQLGFSDLDDGELTVATLIVHNLNDDGYLEEDLESIAETANIALDNAEKVLMRVQRLDPVGVAARSLSECLLVQMRVVNLTDKLVLKITSEHLDLLQRKDYRAIGRIEEVSIEEVAEAARTIGSFEPRPGRRFSGEDPVYITPDIYVHKIADEYHVVLNEDGMPKLKVSPAYREVLVRRDGESKDTREYVREKLRSAVWLIKSIHQRQRTIVKVMESIIRFQRDFFDKGQEFLRPLNLRDVADDIGMHESTVSRVTTAKYAQTPHGVFELKFFFNSSIRTGDGDGIASESVKEKILQIIKSEDPRKPYSDQKLVEILKKAEIHIARRTVTKYREALRVLSSTRRRQIG
- a CDS encoding HPr family phosphocarrier protein, with translation MCNELGLHLRAAAAFVKLAEGFKSTVTVERGVASANGKSIIALVTLAAPRGTSMRVSAEGPDAKEAVNALVGLVQDRFGEDA
- the ptsP gene encoding phosphoenolpyruvate--protein phosphotransferase, which produces MSSNGNDRRGIPASPGIAIGPAYILRRERLIIPEHHVRPDHVELEVERLQEAFRETRARLEEIRDGMQSTGLVGSIFDAQFLFLEDPTLLDQAIQNIREHQLNAEWALQRELRRLEAMFESMTDPYIRERAGDVGFIVRRVLQVLMGREPEGLGNAPAGVIVVAEDLSPAEIAQVTRDGIGGIATEAGSRTSHVTIMARSLEIPAVVGAGHDLVPNVNDGVTMIVDGRSGRVLLDPDPDTIAEYRKQLADFRAMTRELLRYVNLPAETNDGVSVKTLANIDQSDEIPDAVRYGAEGIGLFRTEFLFMNRPDLPSEEEQLASYREIVEGIAPHGAVIRTLDLGGEKVPSGLELSEEPNPALGLRGVRMSVSRPELFEVQLRALLRASQYGKLKILLPMVSGLAEVRFAREALERTKAQLIKEGVAIDREVPMGVMIETPAAAMIADLIAPHAGFLSIGTNDLVQYTLAVDRTNEQVAYLYEPLHPAHLRMIQRICQAGRRAGIVVGMCGEMAGDPLNCWILLALGIGEMSMAPFSIPLLKKILRDSTVVEARALLSEIWPLDSAAAIRRQVEAGMRRRFPLEFERIALEG
- the lptC gene encoding LPS export ABC transporter periplasmic protein LptC, coding for MQIGNTLQAVAVRLLSAIACCALLGCDLGRDADLAALAGDLSLPPAQLTGVVFEGYAAGARDLLISAATAEVDSSGGVARLEKVMILFAQEERGRTRITAPHAEFRLDSDDFLLTGGVEGTTQDGDRFVTDEVRYEHERRKLYSSSGVRVERENLKLKADGMELDVATRSLKLTGRVQANMNGGS
- a CDS encoding PTS sugar transporter subunit IIA; this encodes MKLTDILVREACLVDMKARTKKEALRELADGLAAEVKDLDAAELLDMLLEREQLGTTAMGDGIAIPHARMESLDRLLASFGRSREGIDFDSVDGDPTHMFFLLVAPGREGSTHLLTLARLSRLLTSEEFRSRLLEIPSTDDLFKAIEEEESRL